ATTTTAGATTTTACGTTCGATTTCCGCTAAGGGCCCTGCATGGGGATCACAAATACAAGCTAGGGTCGTATATAATATTCGGCTCTTCCGGGGCGGAGGAGAttcatataaatataaataagAAAATGATCATATACCCTACTTATTAGGTGGAGATATGTTATTTAATTGTCCAATTTCCTCCAATATTACTGGGAAGCACAATTAAATATCGATGTAACACAAATGGCATATTACTTAATGTATACTTTCTTAATTTTGGACCGGATACATTTTTTTCGGATTAATTAATGCCATCTCAATGAGATTTGGGGTGCTGGTGGTCCTGTCACCTGTGTCACtcgatttttttatttttgtttcccTCAAGTTTACATGATACATCGTCATATATTTTTAGTAATTAATTTATTAAACCGTGTTTTGCAGtgatctttttaaaataattttttttctgatcttgatcattataaaattataaataataaataaatataataaattaaaaaaattgaaaattcgTTTTCCAACGAACCACTATATTGCTATTCACAAATCTAATttcacaaaattatattttatttgttagtcaataattaatttaatatttttttctatttaataatattaaattttaaagaTATAATATAGTAAGTTGCTTTTAGGATAAAAATGAGAGATGGTATTAAggaaatatttttttttgacTAATTTAACTTATATGTCTTACAATTGAGTATCCGTTTTAACAAATCTCATCCGTTCTAACAAATCTCGGGTTAAGTAAGAATCGAACTCAGAACCTGTGACGACAAACGATAAGTCCTTAATCACTTGAGTTATCTCATCACTTGAGCCCTTAAAGATATTTAGGACAACATCAAGATTATAAGTTGACTTAACGAGAAAAGAAATGTTATAGAAAAAAATTATGATGataaattgattttaaaaatcttAATGAAAAATTACGAatgataataaatatttataggTACTTATCTTTGTAATATACactaaaaattaaaataaacatTTTAAGAAACTACAACATAGTAAGttgattttaaaagaaaaagaagaaataatattaaaaataaaattaaggAGAATATCAATATAGTAAGTTTGTGAAAGTAGAAGTTTAAGAAAAATATTATAATGGTAAGTTGATTTCAGAAATTTTAGTGGAAGATTTTgtagaaattttagaaaaatattacGAATGATCATAATATATTTCGAAAATATAAAGTAATtgtaatttttaatatttattaactcgaaaaattgagaaaattaaaaaaataaaataataaaatgaaataattcGAGAGACGTTACATAACCACCTCCTTCTACTTTATATAACTGCATATTAATAAACTAATATTGATAATAAGTCTAGTATATGTTTGGGCCGAACAAACGAACAAAACAAGCATGTAAACTCGTAAACTAGGAACAAGTGAAAGCCCCAATGTAACTGTGTACCGTTGACATACTCCTATTGCTATTTGTGTAGAACCGTAGACTATCAGTTTCGGTTATCGATAGCTATGGGTTCAATAAGACTTAACGAATGAAGACCCATTAAGCTTTTTGAACCATTGGGCTGAAGACCCGTTGAGTTTTTTGGCCATTGGGCTGAAGGCCCACCAAACTACTAAGGCCAAAGCCCAATACTCCACCCTACCATTTAAGATTACGTCTACCCCTTCTTGTCTCAACGGTCGTCCGCACTACACAGATAATGGACGAATTATTTATGTCAGGATTGAGTACTATTTAGTATAAAAAAGTAAGAAACATGGGACTTTTTACATATATTCTCACTACTTTCTTATATTTCCAAACTCACCTTACATCCAGATTactgattctcacaccggagCTGAATCGGAAAACAATCCCTTACTTTCTCTTCCTTTTCAGGTCATAACCGAAAGCTGTTTTGGACTCTCGAAGGAATCTGGGCATAACAATTATAAAATTGGTAGATTGAAAATCTAACACGTTTAAACAAGTCGTCGAGACGGTTTTCGAATTGGTTCTAAAAAATTGTTACAACTTTAATAAGTTGTAAACAAAACTAAACCTGACATTTTAATACAAAAATCGCTATTTTAATGAACAAAATCTACTGTTTCTTGTCGATGCGAGTTAAAATAAAACTTGAAAACTCGGCTAGGCTCTCGAGATCCATCTATCTACATAATCAAACGTCCTCAAAGTATTTACTTAGGACATTGATGATAAACCAACCCTCTAGGGATGTGGGGGAATGAAAGGTACATGGATCAACGATCGTTCCTGTCTTATATTAAGACAAACTTAAGGTCACATTACCATCAATATTTATTTTATAGGCTCCGGAATCAAGTGCCCTTCACCTCTTCAATATCTGTCCACCCCTTTCCGCAATTGTACCTACCATCCATCAACTTACATTACTGCTTCAACTTAAGTAATCGATCCGTTTAAAACCTCAATGCAGACTCCAACAAGATCTGATACACTTCAACAATCTTTATATTCTTGAAAATTTGAAGGTCCCGAGCTGAATGTTGTGTCCAACTATAAATTTATAAGGGGGTGTATTGAACTaggattttaaaagatttttttcATTCATGAAATCTAGGTGTATTCAACTGAGATTTTAAAAAATGTATCAGAATTTTATGGTATGCAACTAggattttaaattattttataaaatctgATGATATTCAATCTGGATTTTAAATTATACTacaaaatctgatggtattcaacTGAGATTATTTAAAATCCATTAAAATTTGATGGTATCCATGCTGACGGATTTttttaaacttcataaaatgatggattttgtgggATTGTTCAATGTATTTTATGGTTTTTGAATTCCCACCATAATTcatgagattttgaaggattgTGTTTAAATCCTAAAGACTCTTAATCAACTCTACGACATTTTATCTAGAATCCGTGTAAAATCAAAATCAGATATAATCtattaaaattcatgaattatATATAATACATTAAAATCCTAGTTCAATACACCCCCTAAATTTGAATATATTAATTCGGTGCCTCATTCATTAGCATAAGCGGTTTGGCCTCAAGGCGGCCCTGCACTGCAACACAGTTAATTGCAGGGAAGGCAAGAGCCTTGTTTTGAGCTCAATTCGGAGCCACCTAGTTCATTTGCACTAGAGGAAGAAGGATGAGCAATTTCGTTTGCATTAGGCGAATAAGATTTGCGTATAGTAAAATGTTGACACAATCTGGATTTGATCTTCTGCAAAACCGATAAATTTTTATTCTGGCAACACATGTAATGGTACAACTATGTCTGTACATCCACACCCTCAATTCTCACAAGTACAATAACATAAGATATATTTAGCATATAATGTATACATTTAACGAAGTCTACGTATGAATCCAGTAAAAGTTCGTGATGATCTGGTAGAATCGGAGAATCATGCAGATATCTTGATTGCTTGCTTGCTAATTAAGCAGTTCTTCAATCATTTGCAATGCAATTCTGTCTTCTTCATCTCCAGTTTCTCTTTTGATACTAGAAGTGTGACACGCTGTGAAATCGGGATTGTTGTGTAGATCGAATTTGATGATCCAATAGTAAGCACTTCCAGCACGTTTTTGCCAAACACCAATATGAGAGTTCTGAGTATCCAGCATTAAGCAAATGAGTGATGGAGAAACTCTTCTTTCACTCCATTTTTTAAGTTTTTGCTTTATAACTGTTTCCGCTAAGCTACTCTTTTTCAATGATCCAGAATCCTCGTAGTGTTGTTCAGGAGGAGCTGGGGCGGATCCAGCTCCACAAGTATCGTCGTATGCTTCATCAGGAATTTTCCCAGAGACGTCGAGAAAAAGTATGTCGTTattaacattcaacttatcagtttataaattataaattcgacTTATAAGTTGGATCGACAACAGTCTGAGATAAGTATTTACGAGCCGTAAGTAACCTATAAGCCAGTACACAAACAGACCCAAAATCAAATGTCATTTATTCACTACAGGAGACCAGAATTAAGAAAAGATGAGATGATAAGATGAAAAATTCACCTTTGAGAGCCCTATATTTACCTCCCCAATCTATAATATATATTTTTGGGCCGAATAAACGACCAAAAACAGCATGTAAACTGAAAGTCGTAAACTAGT
The sequence above is drawn from the Apium graveolens cultivar Ventura chromosome 2, ASM990537v1, whole genome shotgun sequence genome and encodes:
- the LOC141704587 gene encoding ethylene-responsive transcription factor SHINE 2-like produces the protein MTFDFGSVCLNVNNDILFLDVSGKIPDEAYDDTCGAGSAPAPPEQHYEDSGSLKKSSLAETVIKQKLKKWSERRVSPSLICLMLDTQNSHIGVWQKRAGSAYYWIIKFDLHNNPDFTACHTSSIKRETGDEEDRIALQMIEELLN